Proteins co-encoded in one Medicago truncatula cultivar Jemalong A17 chromosome 8, MtrunA17r5.0-ANR, whole genome shotgun sequence genomic window:
- the LOC25501858 gene encoding putative clathrin assembly protein At4g40080 isoform X2, translated as MTKLTVTNLINIIKDKASQSKAALLSKPTTLSLLRATTHDSFTPPTHKHISTLLSSTDGSRATASSFLELLMDRLQNTNNAAVALKSLIIVHHIISHGSFILQDQLSVYPSTGGRNYLNLSNFRHNTNPTSWELSCWVRWFAQHIENLLCTSRILGFFFLGKSLCDGEERVSCLTNCGLLKEFDSLVTLVEGICKRPDQVNMNKLVGEIVNLVCEDWVVIETVVIVEVNEFKERLGCLEFGEAVELVCCLKRLEECKERVVMILESQQGLWDSVREVKDKVGMEVYKEKGKVHKEGRKSRFSESDRFSARVISSRDSLWFPSGRIYERLQPSKSGL; from the exons atgacaAAACTCACAGTCACAAACCtaataaacataatcaaagaCAAAGCTTCACAAAGCAAAGCAGCGTTACTTTCTAAACCCACCACCCTCTCTCTCTTACGCGCCACCACCCATGACTCCTTCACTCCTCCCACCCACAAACATATCTCCACGCTCCTCTCTTCCACCGACGGTTCACGCGCCACCGCTTCCTCCTTTCTAGAACTCCTTATGGACCGTCTTCAGAACACCAACAACGCCGCCGTTGCACTCAAGTCTCTCATCATCGTTCATCATATCATCAGCCATGGTAGCTTCATACTTCAAGATCAGTTATCTGTTTACCCTTCAACCGGTGGTAGAAACTATCTTAACCTCTCGAATTTTCGACATAATACAAATCCAACTTCCTGGGAACTTTCTTGTTGGGTACGTTGGTTTGCTCAACATATTGAGAATCTTTTATGTACTTCACGAATCTTGGGTTTCTTCTTTCTTGGAAAGTCTTTGTGTGATGGTGAAGAGAGAGTTTCTTGTCTTACAAACTGTGGTTTGTTGAAGGAGTTTGACTCTTTGGTGACACTGGTTGAGGGGATTTGTAAGAGACCAGATCAAGTGAACATGAACAAGTTGGTGGGTGAGATAGTGAATTTGGTTTGTGAAGATTGGGTGGTGATAGAAACTGTGGTGATTGTTGAAGTGAATGAGTTTAAGGAGAGATTAGGGTGTTTGGAATTTGGAGAAGCTGTTGAATTGGTTTGTTGTTTGAAGAGGTTGGAAGAGTGTAAGGAGAGGGTGGTGATGATTTTGGAGTCACAACAGGGGTTATGGGATTCGGTGAGAGAGGTGAAGGATAAGGTTGGTATGGAGGTGTATAAGGAAAAGGGTAAGGTGCATAAGGAGGGAAGAAAGTCAAGGTTTAGTGAGTCTGATCGGTTTTCTGCTAGAGTTATCAGTTCTCGTGATTCCCTTTGGTTTCCCTCTGGAAG GATTTATGAAAGGTTGCAGCCATCTAAAAGTGGACTATG
- the LOC25501858 gene encoding putative clathrin assembly protein At4g40080 isoform X1 — translation MTKLTVTNLINIIKDKASQSKAALLSKPTTLSLLRATTHDSFTPPTHKHISTLLSSTDGSRATASSFLELLMDRLQNTNNAAVALKSLIIVHHIISHGSFILQDQLSVYPSTGGRNYLNLSNFRHNTNPTSWELSCWVRWFAQHIENLLCTSRILGFFFLGKSLCDGEERVSCLTNCGLLKEFDSLVTLVEGICKRPDQVNMNKLVGEIVNLVCEDWVVIETVVIVEVNEFKERLGCLEFGEAVELVCCLKRLEECKERVVMILESQQGLWDSVREVKDKVGMEVYKEKGKVHKEGRKSRFSESDRFSARVISSRDSLWFPSGSDTDSCNIKGLWMKL, via the exons atgacaAAACTCACAGTCACAAACCtaataaacataatcaaagaCAAAGCTTCACAAAGCAAAGCAGCGTTACTTTCTAAACCCACCACCCTCTCTCTCTTACGCGCCACCACCCATGACTCCTTCACTCCTCCCACCCACAAACATATCTCCACGCTCCTCTCTTCCACCGACGGTTCACGCGCCACCGCTTCCTCCTTTCTAGAACTCCTTATGGACCGTCTTCAGAACACCAACAACGCCGCCGTTGCACTCAAGTCTCTCATCATCGTTCATCATATCATCAGCCATGGTAGCTTCATACTTCAAGATCAGTTATCTGTTTACCCTTCAACCGGTGGTAGAAACTATCTTAACCTCTCGAATTTTCGACATAATACAAATCCAACTTCCTGGGAACTTTCTTGTTGGGTACGTTGGTTTGCTCAACATATTGAGAATCTTTTATGTACTTCACGAATCTTGGGTTTCTTCTTTCTTGGAAAGTCTTTGTGTGATGGTGAAGAGAGAGTTTCTTGTCTTACAAACTGTGGTTTGTTGAAGGAGTTTGACTCTTTGGTGACACTGGTTGAGGGGATTTGTAAGAGACCAGATCAAGTGAACATGAACAAGTTGGTGGGTGAGATAGTGAATTTGGTTTGTGAAGATTGGGTGGTGATAGAAACTGTGGTGATTGTTGAAGTGAATGAGTTTAAGGAGAGATTAGGGTGTTTGGAATTTGGAGAAGCTGTTGAATTGGTTTGTTGTTTGAAGAGGTTGGAAGAGTGTAAGGAGAGGGTGGTGATGATTTTGGAGTCACAACAGGGGTTATGGGATTCGGTGAGAGAGGTGAAGGATAAGGTTGGTATGGAGGTGTATAAGGAAAAGGGTAAGGTGCATAAGGAGGGAAGAAAGTCAAGGTTTAGTGAGTCTGATCGGTTTTCTGCTAGAGTTATCAGTTCTCGTGATTCCCTTTGGTTTCCCTCTGGAAG TGATACTGATAGCTGCAATATTAAAGGTTTGTGGATGAAGCTATAA